A genomic stretch from Halococcus agarilyticus includes:
- a CDS encoding homoserine kinase, whose translation MLTVRAPATSANLGSGFDVFGVALERPADVVRVAKADRTTIEVTGTGSQYIPEDPEKNTVGAVAEALDAPAHIEIDKGVRPASGLGSSAASAAAAAVALNELYGRGHTREELVPIAAEGEAVVSGTPHADNVAPAILGGFTVAAGEGVSQVDTAIPLVACLPEIVVSTRDARRVVPEGATMEELVETVGAAATLTIGMCRGDPELVGTGMDDPVVTPARADLIDGYEEVRTAALEAGATGVTVSGAGPGVLAACGADDRRRIASAMLDAFAARGIDARAYPTRVGRGATIH comes from the coding sequence ATGCTCACCGTCCGGGCCCCCGCGACGAGCGCCAACCTCGGCAGCGGGTTCGACGTGTTCGGCGTCGCCCTGGAGCGCCCGGCGGACGTGGTTCGGGTCGCGAAGGCCGACCGGACGACGATCGAGGTCACGGGCACCGGGAGTCAGTACATCCCCGAGGACCCCGAAAAGAACACCGTCGGGGCGGTCGCCGAGGCGCTCGACGCGCCCGCACACATCGAGATCGACAAGGGTGTGCGGCCGGCCTCTGGTCTCGGGTCGTCGGCCGCGAGCGCCGCCGCCGCCGCGGTCGCGCTCAACGAACTCTACGGACGCGGGCACACGCGCGAGGAGCTCGTCCCGATCGCGGCCGAGGGCGAGGCGGTCGTCTCTGGTACTCCCCACGCCGACAACGTCGCGCCCGCGATCCTCGGGGGATTCACGGTCGCGGCAGGCGAGGGTGTCTCACAGGTCGACACCGCGATCCCGCTGGTGGCGTGTCTGCCCGAGATCGTGGTCTCGACCCGCGACGCGCGCCGGGTGGTTCCCGAGGGAGCGACGATGGAGGAGTTGGTCGAGACGGTCGGTGCGGCTGCGACGCTCACGATCGGAATGTGTCGTGGCGATCCGGAACTCGTCGGCACGGGGATGGACGATCCGGTGGTGACGCCTGCGCGCGCCGATCTGATCGACGGCTACGAGGAGGTCAGGACCGCAGCACTCGAAGCGGGGGCGACAGGGGTCACCGTCAGCGGTGCGGGACCGGGCGTGCTCGCGGCCTGCGGGGCAGACGACCGGCGGCGGATCGCGAGCGCGATGCTCGACGCGTTCGCCGCTCGCGGGATCGATGCGCGCGCGTACCCGACGCGAGTCGGACGGGGCGCGACGATCCATTAG